From the genome of Streptomyces sp. NBC_01317, one region includes:
- a CDS encoding helix-turn-helix domain-containing protein: MREEDAGPGADRVDVLLAARLAELRSEQGWSLEELARRSGVSRSTLSRAERREISPTASLLGRLCAVYGRTLSQLLSEVETEPAHLVRAGAQTVWTDAASGFVRRSVSPPQAGLRAEMVEGTLSPGADLSYDRPPVPGMEQHIWVLDGSVEMTVDGTAHTLRAGDCLRMRLWGPTRFRCLGPEPVRYAVVVVLP, from the coding sequence GTGAGAGAAGAGGATGCCGGACCCGGGGCCGACCGGGTTGATGTGTTGCTTGCCGCGCGGCTGGCCGAGCTGCGGAGTGAACAGGGCTGGTCGCTGGAGGAGTTGGCGCGGCGCAGTGGTGTCAGTCGCTCCACCCTGTCGCGGGCCGAGCGGCGGGAGATCAGTCCCACCGCCTCGCTGCTCGGGCGGCTCTGCGCGGTGTACGGGCGTACTCTCTCGCAGCTCCTCAGCGAGGTGGAGACGGAGCCCGCCCACCTGGTGAGGGCCGGCGCCCAGACCGTGTGGACCGACGCGGCCTCCGGCTTCGTACGCCGGTCGGTGTCGCCGCCGCAGGCGGGGCTGCGGGCCGAGATGGTCGAGGGCACACTGTCGCCGGGCGCGGACCTGTCGTACGACCGGCCGCCCGTGCCCGGCATGGAGCAGCACATCTGGGTGCTCGACGGCTCCGTCGAGATGACGGTGGACGGTACGGCGCACACCCTGCGCGCGGGCGACTGCCTGCGGATGCGGCTGTGGGGGCCGACACGCTTCCGGTGCCTCGGGCCGGAACCGGTCCGGTATGCCGTGGTGGTGGTTCTGCCGTGA
- a CDS encoding ABC transporter ATP-binding protein: MASDATLRKAGETGATDKNRPGAGAAGTAPAVGLSGVSVRFRTKNRDVTALRDVSLDVAAGEFVALVGPSGCGKSTLLKLVAGLLDASAGSVRLHGEEVHGPRPDIGYVFQRAALLEWRSARRNILLQAEMRRMPAAAARRRADELIEMTGLTGFEDAYPHELSGGMQQRVALCRALLHKPPVLLMDEPFGALDALTREQMNRELHRIWHETGTTVLLVTHSISEAVYLADRVVVMSPRPGTVTEIIDVGLPAERDYTETLGRAEFREAASRIRELLGAASAAD; encoded by the coding sequence ATGGCCTCGGATGCGACGCTGCGGAAGGCGGGCGAGACGGGCGCGACGGACAAGAATCGGCCGGGGGCGGGCGCGGCCGGTACGGCGCCGGCGGTGGGCCTGTCCGGCGTCTCCGTCCGCTTCCGTACGAAGAACCGCGACGTCACCGCCTTGCGCGACGTCTCGCTCGACGTGGCGGCGGGGGAGTTCGTCGCCCTGGTCGGCCCCTCGGGTTGCGGCAAGTCGACGCTGCTCAAGCTGGTCGCGGGCCTCCTCGACGCGTCGGCCGGGTCCGTACGGCTGCACGGCGAAGAGGTCCACGGCCCGCGCCCCGACATCGGGTACGTCTTCCAGCGGGCGGCGCTGCTGGAGTGGCGCAGCGCCCGGCGGAACATCCTGCTCCAGGCGGAGATGCGCCGGATGCCGGCCGCGGCGGCGCGCCGACGGGCGGACGAACTCATCGAGATGACCGGGCTGACCGGCTTCGAGGACGCGTATCCGCACGAGTTGTCGGGCGGGATGCAACAACGTGTGGCGCTGTGCCGGGCGTTGCTGCACAAGCCGCCGGTCCTGCTGATGGACGAGCCGTTCGGCGCGCTCGACGCGCTCACCCGCGAGCAGATGAACCGCGAACTGCACCGGATCTGGCACGAGACGGGCACCACCGTGCTGCTGGTGACCCACTCCATCTCCGAGGCGGTCTATCTCGCGGACCGGGTGGTGGTGATGAGCCCCCGGCCCGGGACGGTCACCGAGATCATCGACGTGGGACTGCCGGCGGAACGCGACTACACCGAGACGCTGGGCCGCGCCGAGTTCCGCGAAGCGGCTTCCAGGATCAGGGAGTTGCTGGGCGCGGCCTCCGCGGCGGACTGA
- a CDS encoding ABC transporter substrate-binding protein, with translation MHARRLMTGLVPLLLVATVTACGDDGPATTTSDSGKKLDKVTLTLNWYPYGEHAPFYYGKQQKIFEKHGIDLTIRAGQGSQKTVQATGAGQTDFGWADTPALLSGVDQGVRVKSLGVFLQTTPSSVQYFADQKVSTPADLKGKTIAGTAGDALSKTFPIFLEKNGLDESDVKIQNTDPAGKIAAVISGKTDALLGYASDQGPTMQDKAKKPVSYLRFSEHGLNFYSNGLIAGQKILSGRSELAGRMAQAVSEAWAAAEKAPGPAIAAMHGASEQLPPHTVLSEQFKTTLTLLHTDATDGKAPGVNTDADWQQTIDVFAEAGLVKSPKAVSEYWDSGTALKG, from the coding sequence TGGCGACCGTCACCGCCTGCGGCGACGACGGGCCGGCGACCACGACCAGCGACTCCGGCAAGAAGCTCGACAAGGTGACGCTGACGCTCAACTGGTACCCGTACGGCGAACACGCGCCGTTCTACTACGGGAAGCAGCAGAAGATCTTCGAGAAGCACGGCATCGACCTCACCATCAGGGCCGGCCAGGGCTCGCAGAAGACGGTCCAGGCGACCGGCGCGGGCCAGACGGACTTCGGCTGGGCGGACACCCCGGCGCTGCTCAGCGGGGTCGACCAGGGCGTCAGGGTGAAGAGCCTGGGAGTGTTCCTCCAGACCACACCGTCGTCGGTGCAGTACTTCGCGGACCAGAAGGTGAGCACGCCGGCCGACCTCAAGGGCAAGACGATCGCGGGCACGGCGGGTGACGCGCTCAGCAAGACCTTCCCGATCTTCCTGGAGAAGAACGGCCTGGACGAGTCGGACGTCAAGATCCAGAACACCGATCCGGCGGGCAAGATCGCCGCGGTGATCTCGGGAAAGACGGACGCCCTGCTCGGGTACGCGAGCGACCAGGGGCCGACCATGCAGGACAAGGCGAAGAAGCCGGTGTCGTACCTCCGTTTCTCCGAACACGGCCTGAACTTCTACTCCAACGGCCTCATCGCGGGCCAGAAGATCCTCTCGGGGAGGAGCGAACTCGCCGGGCGGATGGCCCAGGCGGTGAGTGAGGCGTGGGCGGCGGCGGAGAAGGCGCCCGGCCCCGCGATCGCCGCGATGCACGGCGCGTCGGAGCAACTGCCGCCGCACACCGTCCTGTCGGAGCAGTTCAAGACGACTCTGACCCTGCTCCACACCGACGCGACCGACGGCAAGGCGCCCGGGGTGAACACCGACGCCGACTGGCAGCAGACGATCGACGTCTTCGCCGAGGCCGGGCTGGTGAAGAGTCCGAAAGCGGTTTCGGAGTACTGGGACAGCGGCACGGCGCTGAAGGGATGA